GGCCGGATGAAGCTTATTTTCATAATGGCCTGTAGTTTTATTGAAAATGGTATATTTTGGGTATTTTTCGGGTTTGAATATTCCCACAATAGATTGCTTGAGGCGCTTCATATCTGTCAAGCTGAAAATATATTGCATTAAATGGCCGCTAGTAAGTAGGTTGAAAGGTATCAGCGTCCAGTTTACAAGTAAGAACAAAATAGAAGCTATCACGTGGATGAGACGGATATCCTGATAATTAATAAGTTGCCAGGCCGAAACAGTACATTGATTAAACTGTAAGGCTAAATATAAGCCAGATAAAATAAGCACAACACAAGTTATCATATGGGTCTGATGGGCAATCATATCCCGCAAAGTAAAACGCTGCCCGACAATGTTTTCATTATTTTTACGTTCTGTCATATTCACTCCATCATTAATTTAATAATGAGATTTACAATACTACCTACCAGATAAGTATCGATTAATACATTCAATTAAATTGAAAAGGAGTCTTTGCTCCCAGATATTTGTAAGATACCCCAAATAAATAAATGTTTCGTTTAAATATTTCCAGTTCCTATTAATCCTGGGAAATATGTTTTAGAATATGGCCTGCTTCAGGTATGATCAATTCCTTCACACCAAGTTCTACAGCAGCCGGAGACCCTGGAAGACAGAATACAACACACGTATCCACAATCCCGGCAGCAGCTCTTGAAAGCAAGGCCGCTGTTCCCACATCTACAAGGCTTTTTTGTCTGAAAAATTCCCCGAAACCCGGGATGGTCTTGTTAAAAAGTGGTTCCACTGCTTCAAGTGTCACATCTTCGGGTGCAAGTCCTGTCCCACCGCTGATCACTATGGCCTGAATGTCAGAGCTGGTTAAATCCTGAATGAATCGTCTGATCTGGGCCTTATTATCAGGAAGTAGCGAATATTTTGTTATTTCAAATCCCGAATTTCCCAGCAGGTTTGATATAACCTGGCCTGAAACATCCTCTGCTTGATCTGGTTTGGATATGTTCCCGTATTTTTTATACCTGGATGAACTAACAGTAACAATGGCAAATCTGACCGATTCAGGGGCATTTTTTTTGTGTAGTTGTGAAGTATCCATAGAGAGGTTTATGTGCTATTGATTATAAGAAATATTCGATTCTATGAATGTAATGGCAGTAGATGTGGGCATGGGTACGCAGGACATATTGTTGTTCGACAGCAGCCAGAGTATGGAAAATTCGATAAAAATGGTATTGCCATCCCAGACCCGGATAATAGCTGAACGCATCAAAAAAGCGACCAGTTCCCGCCGAAATATTGTACTGACAGGCACCACAATGGGAGGTGGGCCATCAGGTAGTGCGGTTCGAAAACACATTCATGCAGGCTTAAAAGTGTATGCAACCAGAAAAGCGGCTTTAACCGTGCATGATAATCTGGAAAAGGTAAAACAGATGGGATTAGAAATAATTGATGAGGAAAAGGCAGGTTTACTGGATGCTATTCCCATCATAATGTCTGATATTGAT
This region of Methanosarcinales archaeon genomic DNA includes:
- a CDS encoding molybdenum cofactor biosynthesis protein MoaB encodes the protein MDTSQLHKKNAPESVRFAIVTVSSSRYKKYGNISKPDQAEDVSGQVISNLLGNSGFEITKYSLLPDNKAQIRRFIQDLTSSDIQAIVISGGTGLAPEDVTLEAVEPLFNKTIPGFGEFFRQKSLVDVGTAALLSRAAAGIVDTCVVFCLPGSPAAVELGVKELIIPEAGHILKHISQD
- a CDS encoding pyruvate formate lyase-activating protein, with product MAVDVGMGTQDILLFDSSQSMENSIKMVLPSQTRIIAERIKKATSSRRNIVLTGTTMGGGPSGSAVRKHIHAGLKVYATRKAALTVHDNLEKVKQMGLEIIDEEKAGLLDAIPIIMSDIDTDALEGALGLFDTQMPGDFAVAVQDHGEAPDMSNRIFRFRHFTRLLEKGGELERFAYMNKVPS